The window CTCGCACAGGTCCATGACGGCGGGCCGCAACAGGGCCTCGTCGCGGACCATGTCGTCCAGCTCTTCGCCGGTCTCAACGAGTGGCAGCACGGGTCAACACCATCCAGACGGCCGGGGTGACGGAGAAGGGAAGTGCAGTGCTCATTGGGCTCCCAGTGCGGTCCAACAGGGCTCTGGATTCCCCGGAGTTGGGGTTTGCGCCCCGCAGCATCGCATACTCCGGGGTGCGTCCGAGCACCTCAACCTTTGGCCATCACTCGTACGGATTGCCAGGTCAGCGCGGGGGGAGGCCACTGGCATATGCGGGCCTCTGTCGCCGCACGGGTCACCTCTATCGCGGGGGGCCGTCTGTCGTGTACGCCTTCAACTTCCTTCACCCGAACGGGGGAAGCGGCCGGGCCGGTTGTCGTATGTGCCGAGACCCGGGCGCGGCCCCGTGGTGAGGGGCCGCGCCCGGGTCTCGGGTGGCTGCCGGTGGAGCTCGGACGACGATCAGAGGCGGTCGGGCGTCCTGATGCCGAGCAGGGCCATGCCCTGGTGGAGCGTGCGGGCCGTCAGGTCGACCAGGAACAGCCTGTTCTCGACGACCTCCTTCGGGTTCGCGTCGCTCAGCACCTGGCACTGGTCGTAGAACGTCGTCAGGTGCGACGCCAGCTGGTACAGGTACGAGGCCAGCTTGTGCGGCTCGTAGCCCGACGCCACGTCCAGGAGCAGCTCGCCGAACTGGTCCAGGTGCAGACCCAGCGCGCGCTCCGCCGGGGCCAGTTCGAGCTCCGGGTGGGCCAGCGGACGCGCGTCCCCGGCCTTGCGGAGGATCGACCGGATACGGGCGTACGCGTACTGGAGGTACACGCTCGTGTCGCCGTTCAGCGACACCATCTGGTCCAGGTCGAACTTGTAGTCCCGGACGGCCGACGTGGACAGGTCCGCGTACTTCACGGCGCCGATCCCGACGTACCGGCCGTTCTCGACGATCTCGTCCTCGGTCAGGCCGACCTTCTCGGCCTTCTCGCGGACCACCGCCGTGGCGCGGTCGATCGCCTCGTCGAGCAGGTCGACCAGCCGGATCGTCTCGCCCTCACGGGTCTTGAACGGCTTGCCGTCCTTGCCGAGCACCGTGCCGAAGGCCAGCTGCTCCGCCTTCGCGTCGCCGTTCAGCCAGCCCGCCCTGCGTGCCGTCTCGAAGACCATCTTGAAGTGCAGGGACTGGCGGGCGTCGACCACGTAGATCAGGTTGTTCGCCTTCAGGTCGAAGACGCGGTTCCTGATCGCGGAGAGGTCGGTGGCCGCGTAGCCGTAGCCGCCGTCCGACTTCTTCACGATCAGCGGGACCGGGTTGCCGTCCGGGCCCTTGACGTCGTCGAAGAACACGCACAGGGCGCCCTCGGACCACACCGCGACGCCGGCCTCTTCGAGAAGGCGGCACGTCTCGTCCAGCATGTCGTTGTAGCCCGACTCGCCGACGATGTCCGCGTCCCGGACCTCCATGTCGAGCTTCTCGAAGACCGAGAAGAAGTAGATCTTCGACTCGTCCACGAACTTCTGCCACGTGGCCAGCGTGTGCGGGTCGCCCGCCTGGAGGTCGACCACCCTGCGCCGGGCCCGCGTCTTGAACTCCTCGTCGGAGTCGAAGTGCGTGCGCGCGGCCTTGTAGAGGCGGTTGAGGTTCGACATCGCCTCCTCGCCCGACACCGCGCCGTCCTCGGCGGACTTGTGGTCCAGCTCGTGCGGGTGCTCGTCCAGATACTGGATGAGCATGCCGAACTGCGTGCCCCAGTCGCCGATGTGGTGCCGCCTGACGACGGTCTCGCCGACGAACTCCAGGACCTGGACGACCGCGTCGCCGATCACCGCGGAGCGGAGATGGCCTACGTGCATCTCCTTCGCCACGTTCGGCTGGGCGTAGTCGATGACCGTCGTGCCCGGGTTCTCCGTGAACGGGACGCCGAGGCGGTCCGCCGGGTCCGTGGCGCGGGCCGCGAGGTTCTGCGTGATCGCCCGGTCCGTGATCGTGATGTTCAGGAAGCCGGGGCCCGAGACCTCGATGTCCTTGATCAGGTCACCCTTGACCACCCGGTCGACGACCTGCGTCGCCAGGTCCCTGGGGTTGGCCTTCGCCTTCTTCGCCAGGGCGAGGATTCCGTTGGCCTGGAAGTCCGCCCTGTCGCTGCGTCGCAGCAGCGGGTCCGCGGGCGCGGTCTCCGGCACGGCTGCCGTGAGCGCGTCCGCCAGGCGCTGGTGGACGTGGGCGGTGAGGGACGTGACCGAGGCCATGGGGTGGGTGCCGTTCTCCTCGTGGGTACGGGTGGATCCGCCCAGTATCCCACGGGGGTAAAGCGAGTTTTCGCCCCCGCCGCCCCTACCCATTCCCGTCCCTTACTCGGGGGCGCTGCCCCCGAACCCCCGCTCCTCAAACGCCGGAGGGCTAAAGATTTCAGGGGCGGTGAAAAGCTGTTTTCGTGGATGCGGGGGGAGCTGGGAGAATGGGGCGGTCAGCCGTGCGAACCGTACCGCCGGCCAAAGACACCTCCTGAGGAAAGAAGGACGTGCCGATCGTGGCTCAGAGCACCGAGACCACCGACTGGGTCTCCCGTTACGCGGATGAGGTCATCGAGGAGTCGGAGCGTCGGGCCCCGGGCAAACCGGTCGTCGTCGCGTCCGGACTGTCCCCGTCCGGGCCCATCCACCTCGGGAATCTCAGGGAGGTCATGACCCCGCACCTCGTCGCCGACGAGATCCGCCGCCGGGGACACGAGGTCAGGCACCTCATCTCCTGGGACGACTACGACCGCTACCGCAAGGTGCCGAACGGCGTCGTGGGTGTCGATGACTCCTGGGGCGAGCACATCGGCAGGCCCCTCACCGCCGTACCCGCCCCGAAGGGCTCCCCGCACGCGAGCTGGGCCGAGCACTTCAAGGCCGCCATGGTCGAGGCACTCGGCGAGCTGGGCGTCGAGTTCGACGGCATCAGCCAGACCGAGCAGTACACCTCCGGCACGTATCGCGAGCAGATCCTGCACGCGATGAAGCACCGGGGGGACATCGACGCGATCCTTGATCAGTACCGCACCAAGAAGGCCCCGGCCAAGAAGCAGTCGCAGAAGCCCGTCGACGAGGCGGAGCTCGAAGCCGCCGAGGGCTCGGGCGCGGCGGCCGACGACGACGGCACCGGCTCCGCCGGGTACTTCCCGTACAAGCCCTACTGCGGCGACTGCGGCAAGGACCTCACCACCGTCACGGCCTACGACGACGACACCACCGAGCTGACGTACACCTGCACCGCGTGCGACTTCTCCGAGACCGTGCGGCTCAGTGAGTTCAATCGCGGCAAGCTGGTCTGGAAGGTCGACTGGCCGATGCGCTGGGCGTACGAGGGCGTCGTCTTCGAGCCCTCCGGCGTCGACCACTCCTCGCCCGGGTCCAGCTTCCAGGTCGGCGGACAGATCGTCGGGAGCATCTTCGGCGGCAAGCAGCCCATCGGTCCGATGTACGCCTTCGTGGGCATCTCCGGCATGGCGAAGATGTCCTCCTCCAAGGGAGGCGTGCCCACCCCCGGTGACGCGCTGAAGATCATGGAGCCGCAGATCCTCCGCTGGCTCTACGCCCGCCGCCGCCCCAACCAGTCCTTCAAGATCGCCTTCGACCAGGAGATCCAGCGGCTGTACGACGAGTGGGACAAGCTGGAGGGCAAGGTCGCGGACGGCTCCGCCCTGCCGGCCGACGTCGCCGCGCACTCGCGTGCTGTCGGCACCGCCGCCGGTGAGCTTCTCAAGACACCCCGCCCGATGCCCTACCGCACGCTCGCCTCCGTCGCCGACATCACCGCCGGCGCCGAGGACCAGACCCTGCGCATCCTCAGCGAACTCGACCCCGCCGACCCGCTCTCGTCCCTCGACGAGGTCCGGCCGCGGCTCGACAGGGCCGAGGCCTGGATCAACACCCAGGTCCCCGCCGACCAGCGCACGGTCGTCCGCAAGGAGGCCGACACCGAGCTCATCAAGTCCCTCGACGACCAGGGCCGCGCCTCGCTGCGGCTCCTCCTCGACGGCCTCGACTCGCACTGGTCGCTCGACGGACTCACCCACCTCGTGTACGGAGTCCCCAAGGTCCAGGCCGGCTTCTCCGCCGACGCCACGCCCAAGGAACTCCCGCCCGAGATCAAGGTCGCCCAGCGCACCTTCTTCGCCCTGCTCTACCACCTGCTGGTCGGCCGCGACACCGGCCCCCGCCTGCCCACCCTGCTCCTCGCGGTGGGCCAGGAGCGGGTGCGCAAGCTGCTCGGCGAGTAGTCCGTACGAGCCGTACGAGGTTCTACGACGATGGGGCGCCCGGAAATCTCCGGGCGCCCCATCCACGTACAGACGCATGTCCCTGCACGCACGTCCTGCACGCATGTCCCTGCGCGCATGCCCCTATGCGATGTGGTCCTCTTCCAGCTCCATCGTGTGGCGGTTGGTGAAGCGTGTGACCAGGCGCTTGGCCTCCGGCTCCGGGAGGGTCACGCGGAACTCCGCCTCGACGTTGTCGCCGAACTCGCGCGGGGTCGGGTAGCTGCCGTTTATCGACTGCTTGAAGACCTGGTAGAACGACTCCTCGTCCGGCTCCGGGGCCGGGATTCCGCCGCCCTCGCCGAGCTGGCGGGTGCGGTTCGGGCCCGACGGGATGGGGAAGGTGCCGGTGTCCTCGGGAGAGGGCTCACGCTCCTCGTACTCCTGAAGCAGCTGCCCCTGCCCGTTCTGGTACGCCTGACGCTGCTCGGCCTCGTACTGGGCCTGCTGAGCCTCGTACTGGGCCCACATCTGGTCCGGGGCGTACGAGGGGTCGTAGCCGCCCTCGTAGACGATCTCCTGCTGCGGGGGAGCGAACCACGGGCTCGACTCCGGCTCCTCCTCCAGGTACTCCGGCTGCTGGTCCTGCCGACCCTGCTGCGCCTGCTGCCCCTGCTGCTCCTGAACGGGGTAGCCGTCGGCGTCCAGCTCCTGGCGGCGCTGGTCGTCCCGGGGCGCTCCCGGACCCACCTGGTGCGGTACGGCGGCCTGCGGTGCCTCGACGCGCTCCAGCTCCGTCTGCTGCCGGGGCGCCGGAGGCAGCAGCGCAGGCTCGATGCCCGCCGCGGCCAGACCCGAGGGGGCCGTCTCCGCCAGGGGCACGCCGTAGCGCGCCAGCCGCAGCGGCATCAGGGACTCGACCGGCGCCTTGCGACGCCACGCGCGGCCGAAGCGCGAACGCAGCCGGGCCTGGTAGACGAGACGCTCCTGCTCCAGCTTGATGACCTGCTCGTAGGAGCGCAGCTCCCACAGCTTCATCCGGCGCCAGAGCAGGAACGTGGGGAGCGGGGACAGCAGCCAGCGGGTGAGGCGCACGCCCTCCATGTGCTTGTCGGCCGTGATGTCCGCGATCCGGCCGATCGCGTGCCGCGCCGCCTCCACGGAGACCACGAACAGGATCGGGATGACACCGTGCATCCCGACACCGAGCGGGTCCGGCCACGCGGCCGCGCCGTTGAACGCGATCGTCGCCGCCGTCAGCAGCCACGCCGTCTGGCGCAGCAGCGGGAACGGGATCCTGATCCAGGTCAGGAGCAGATCGAGCGCGAGCAGGACACATATTCCCGCGTCGATACCGATCGGGAAGACGTAACTGAACTTCCCGAAGCCCTTCTGGAGGGCGAGTTCGCGCACCGCGGCGTACGAACCGGCGAAGCCGATTCCGGCGATGACGACGGCTCCGAAGACGACCACCCCGATGAGAATCCGGTGCGTCTTCGTGAGCTGCATAGGCGCGGACACCCGTACTCCCCTCCCATGACGACCTGTTGCGCGCAACAGAGTGGCACATGTGTACGGGCTCCGGGCGCGCAGTGCGGCACCAGCCCGGCCCCCAAAGAGGCCGGGTCGCTGCAAATGTCCTGGTCCGGCCGCGAGTTGGGCCCCGGCCGGATTACCGGAACGGCTGTCAGTCCTTCTTCGTGGACGACTTGCTCGGGCTCTTGCTCGTACCCGAGTCCTCGCCGAGGTCCGAGCCCTGGCCCGCGCTCTTGCTCGCGCTCTTGCTCGGGCTGGGGCTCTTGCTGGGCGCCGTGCTGCCGCCGGCCGCGGAGCCGCCGCCGGCCCCGTTCGCCGTCCGGACCGCCTCCACGGCCTCCTTGGCGGCCTTCTCCGCCGCCTTCGTCAGATCGGCCACCTTCGGGGCCTTGTCGCCCGCCAGACCCGCGCCGTTGTAGTCGAGCGTCACGACGACGTTCTCGACCCGCGTCACGACCGTCTGCTGCTTGAAGGTGCCTTCCTTCTTCTTCAGGTCGTACGTCACCAGCGTCGCCTCGTTGCCCATGCCCGTCAGCGGCTGCGACTTGGTGTCCTTCGCGCCCTCGACCGAGCGCGCGTCCTCGGCGTGCTTGGCGAAGTACTCCGAGGCCAGCTTCTCGCCCGTACCGCGGGTCGCGTCCGACTCGAAACGCAGCAGGGACACGTTCAGCCAGCGGAACTGCGAACCGTCCACGCCGTTGTTGTCCAGGCTGTTCCAGGAGCAGCTGCCGCGCGTCTCCGTGTCGCCCGACTTGCCCTCCTTGCTGGACTTGGCACCCTTCGGGACCATTTCCTCCAACGTCTTCGACGAGAACACCTTGCAGGGCTCGGGAAGCTTCGCGTACGCGGCCTCCTTCACCACCGAGCCCGCCTCCGTCGCGGAGGACGACGCCGAGGCGCCGGAGTCCTTCTTCGCGTCGTCGCCGGAGCCGCCGCCGGAGTCCGAGGAGCAGCCGGAGGCGACGAGCATCATCGGGACGGCGGCCGCGCCGACAAGGATGCGGGTGAGTCGCTGACGCTGGCGCTGTGCGGGTCGGTGCATGGTTCCTTCACTCAAGACGCTGGGTGTGCGTGCGAACGGCCGCGTCCTCGGTCGGCCGCACTCGGTCGGGTCCGAGGGGCCACGGTACGCCGAACGGGACACGGGTGACTCGGGTTCCGCCCAGCCCGAAACCCCTGCCGGGGGCCCCTAGTCGTTGAACGCGTCGGCGAGCTGACCCGCCAGTTTCCGCGCTCTGTCCTGCATGTCCTTGCTGCTCGGGACGTCGGTCGTGGTCGCCGGCTGCTCGTCGTACTGGATCGTCACGACCACGTTGGACGTGCGGAACACCACAGTCACCGTGCGCTGCCGGGTGCTGCTCAGCGCGTCGTCCAGGAACGCCTCGTCGCCCAGGTCGTCGAGCGTGCGGGGCTGGAGGGCGGAGGGGGTGGAGCCGTCGGAGGGCGTGGCGGAACCGCTCTCCGCGTCCGACGCGCTGGAGCTCGGACCGGAACCGGAGTCGTCCGAGGGGGATCCGCTCTCATCGGCGGACGAGCCGGATGATTCGGGCGACTCGGACGAATCCGATGAGCTCGACGACTCCGATGCCTCTGACGACTCGGGCGACTCCGACGAGGCGACCGGCTCCGGAAGATCGGCCGAGGTCTCCCGCTTCAGATAGATCTCCGTCGCGCGGTCGTCGTCGCTGACCGCGTTGTCGTACGAGACCACGCGCTCGAAGTCCACCAGCAGATGATCCGTCGCCCCGGTCGACTGAGCCTTCCAACGGCAGCCGACCTTGCGGTCCGTGTCGTACGTCTGCGTCGCCGTGCCCTCGTACGTCTTCTCGCGCTGCTCCTCGTCCGTGACCTGCTTGATGCCGGGCAGCAGCGAGTCCAGCGTGCCGTGCGAGACGGCGGCGCACGGTTCGGGGAGCGTGCGGTACTTGCCGGGCTGCGCCGCGGTCGGTGTCGTGGCCGATTCGCCCGGCTTCGGGTCGGTCGTGCCGTTGTCGTCGCCCGATCCACCGGTGCAGCCGGCCAGCAGCACCGCGAGGAGCGCGGCGACGCCGGGTACGTACGCCTTCCGCTGCACGGTGGGGCTCCTCTCGACGGGTCGCCGCGCTGGGCGCACGACCGGGGTGTCCTGTGGTTATGCATTGGTTATTCAGTTGCCGCGCGGGGGCGGCCCCTGGAGACAATGTGTATCGCACGCACTGCCGTGGACGCCGGTCCGTTGTCCCAAACGTTGACCTTGGTGCCGGTTTTGCGATTTGCGACTTCTGCTTGTTTTACGGGGGAATGAGGACGATATGTCGTACGTGGAAGTGCCGGGCGCGAAGGTTCCGATCCGTATGTGGGCGGACCCGGCGTCGGTCGAGGACGTCGCGATGCAGCAGCTCCGCAACGTCTCGACGCTGCCTTGGATCAAGGGCCTCGCCGTCATGCCGGACGTCCATTTCGGCAAGGGCGCGACGGTCGGTTCCGTGATCGCCATGCAGGGTGCTGTGTGTCCCGCGGCGGTCGGGGTCGACATCGGCTGCGGGATGTCCGCGGTCAGGACGTCCCTGACGGCCAACGACCTGCCGGGTGACCTTTCCCGGCTGCGCTCGAAGGTCGAGCAGGCCATTCCTGTGGGGCGGGGGATGCACGACAGCCCGATCGAGCCCGGACGATTCCACGGGCTGGCCACTTCGGGCTGGGACGACTTCTGGGGGCGCTTCGACGGTGTGGCCGAAGCGGTCAAGTTCCGTCAGGGGCGGGCGACAAAGCAGATGGGGACGCTTGGATCCGGAAATCACTTTGTGGAAGTGTGCACGGATACGACCGGTTCTGTTTGGCTGATGCTGCACTCCGGTTCGCGGAACATCGGCAAGGAACTGGCCGAGCACCACATAGGAATTGCGCAGAAGCTCCCGCACAACCAGGGTCTGGTCGATCGCGACCTCGCCGTATTCATCGCGGACACCCCGCAGATGGGGGCGTACCGCAACGACTTGTTCTGGGCGCAGGAGTACGCGAAGTACAACCGCACGCTCATGATGGCGCTCCTGAAGGACGTGGTCCGCAAGGAGTTCAAGAAGGCGAAGCCGACCTTCGAGCCGGAGATCAGCGCGCACCACAACTACGTGGCCGAGGAGCGGTACGAGGGCATGGACCTGCTGGTCACCCGCAAGGGCGCGATCCGCGCGGGCTCCGGCGAGTACGGGATCATCCCGGGCTCGATGGGCACGGGTTCGTACATCGTGAAGGGCCTCGGCAACGAGAAGGCCTTCAACTCGGCCTCGCACGGGGCGGGCCGGCGCATGAGCCGTAACGCCGCCAAGCGTCGCTTCTCGACAAAGGATCTGGAGGAGCAGACGCAGGGTGTGGAGTGCCGCAAGGACTCCGGCGTCGTGGACGAGATCCCGAGCGCGTACAAGCCGATCGAGCAGGTCATCGACCAGCAGCGAGACCTCGTAGAGGTCGTGGCAAAGCTGAAGCAGGTCGTGTGCGTGAAGGGCTGAATTGTGGGCGGGGCCCGGGCTGTTTCAGCCCGGGCCCCGTCGTCAATTCCTACTTCGCGTGTGTCACCGCGTAGATCATTACGAATGCCACGAGGTGGATGCCGAAGAGGAAGTAGGCGAGGTACCACCAGACGTAGCGTTCGTCCTTCTTTTCCTGGGCCAGGCGGCGTTGTTCCTGGTTCTGGGTGGGTGGGGACGTGGTGGGCTGTTGCTGGGCCGGGGGGTCGGCGTTCGGCACTACAGCTCCCTGTGGACCTTTGTGTTGGAGGCCTGGGCGCGGGGGCGGACGACCAGGAGGTCGATGTTGACGTGGGAGGGGCGGGTGACCGTCCACGTGATGGTGTCGGCGACGTCGTCGGCGGTCAGGGGCTCCGCCACTCCGGCGTAGACCTTCGAGGCCTTGTCCGTGTCGCCGCCGAAGCGGGTCAGGGCGAACTCGTCCGTCTTGACCATGCCGGGGGCGATCTCGATGACGCGGACCGGGGTGCCGACGATCTCCAGGCGGAGGGTCTCGGCCAGGACGTGCTCGCCGTGCTTGGCGGCCACATAGCCCGCGCCGCCCTCGTACGTGCCGTGTCCGGCGGTCGAGGAGACGACGACCACCGTGCCGTCGCCGCTCGCGGTCAGGGCGGGGAGGAGGGCCTGAGTGATGTTCAGGGTGCCGATGACGTTCGTCTCGTACATCTGGCGCCATTCGGCCGGGTCGCCGGACGCGACCGGGTCCGCCCCGAGCGCGCCGCCCGCGTTGTTGACGAGGACCCCGATCGTCCTGAAGGCGGTGGCGAACTCGTCGACGGCCGCGCGGTCCGTGATGTCCAGCGCGTACGCCGTCGCCTGGCCGCCCGCCGCGTCGATCTCCTCCGCGAGCGCCTCGATACGGTCCTTGCGGCGGGCCGTGAGGACGACGCGGTAGCCCGCGGCCGCCAGCTGCCTGGCCGTCGCGGCGCCGATTCCGCTGCTCGCGCCCGTGACGACGGCGATGCGGGAGGCGGCGGAGGGCGCGGCGGATGCGGCGGCGGTCATGGGCTGCTCCTCGGGGGAGGGGGCGGGCGCGGCCGTGGTGCGGGGCCGCCGCTCGCTCGTACGGTCGATTGCTTCACCGGCCAGGATAGGCGGGCGGGGTGTACGCCCGGTCGGTGACCTGATGCACAGGGACGGGGCCGGTGGGAAAATCGAGGTGGGTGATCCCCTGCTCAGGAGGTGGATCATGGGACAGGCACGTGACGTCATGGACCGGCTCACGGAGGCACTGACCACGAACCAGGATCTCAAGGTCATCGCCGAGCTCTACGCGGCGGACGCGGTCGCCTTCACGCCCGACGAGGGAGAGATCCACGGGCGCGACAACATCGTCGAGTACTGGCGGCACATGACCGAGGCGGTCCCGGAGGCGACGTTCGAGACGGTGTACTCGTACGAGATCGGCGACACCGCCGTCGACGAGGGGTTCTTCAGCGGTAGGAACACGGGGCCGCTGGTGCTGCCCTCCGGGGAGTCGCTGCCGGCCACGCAGAAGGAGATCAGGGTCCGCGGAGTCGACTTCGCGACCGTCGACGCGGACGGCCGGATCGCCAGCTACCGGCTCTACTTCGACCAGATGGACTTCCTCGGACAGCTGGGGCTGCTGCCCGAAGAACTGCCGGCCTGAGTCCTCCGTCCCGGCCCCTCCCGACCGCCCTCTCACCTGATGGGCGGCGCCTGTCGTGCGGCCCAGGTGGCATACATCCGTTGACGTACGAGGTCGTACTGATACCGACGGGTCGACGCGGAGGACATGACACATGCGGATTCTTTGTGGGCTGGGTGCGGCTGTCGTCGTGGCTGTGGCCTCTCCCGCTGCCACGGCGGCGCCGGCGGCCGTGGCGCCCGAGGCCGATCTCGCCTATCACGGGCATCTGTCGATGACCGGCGGACGTGTGGACCTGCGGATGACCCCGCAGAACCACGGTCCGTCCGGCGTCGCGGAGGCGACCGTACGGCTGCGGTGGTCGGTGCCGCTCGCGGACGAGCAGGGGCTGCCGGCCGGGTGCGCGCGGACCGAGGTGCGGACGGTGATGTGCCGTACCGGGGCGCTGCCTGCTGACGGGTGGGGGGAGACGCTCACCATGGCCGTACGGCTGAGGGGGGCGCCCTCGGAGGTGACGCTGGGCATCGACACGGTGTGGGGCGGCGGTGCGGTGGATCGCAATCATCACAACGACCGGCAGGAGGTGCTGGTGCTGGACACCGGGGACACGTATGTCTTCTAGCGTTTTCTCTGGGCGGCGCTCGTGTGCTGGGTGGCCCTCGCACCGCGTACTGGGTGGTGACGGTCGGGGGGCGGTTGTGGGTCGGGTGCGGGTGGGTGGGGGCTGGTCGCGCAGTTCCCCGCGCCCCTGAAGGGGCTCACGGCGCCCGCGTGCTTGAAGGGGCCCGAGTCCCCGCATCCCCTCAGTGGTTGCTCTGGGCGTATGCCGTTGGGGGTACGCCCACTGTTGTTGTGAAGTCCCGGATCAGGTGGGCCTGGTCCGCGTAGCCGAGGTCTGCCGCGAGGGTGGCCCAGTCGGTGGACGGGGTGGACTCGGCGTGCTCCAGGGCCTCGTGGATGCGGTAGCGGAGGATGATCCACTTGGGACCCACGCCGACGTAGGTGGAGAAGAGGCGCTGCATCGCTCGTACCGTCATGCCCTGGGCGTGGGCGAAGTCGGCGACGCGGCGGATCGTGCGGTCGGTGCGGATCAGCTCGACCAGGGCCGTCGCCCGGTCGGCGCGGGGATCGGGGGCCGGGGCCAGGCCGAGCAGGAACGTGTCGAGCGCGGCCACTCGGTCCGTCTCGTCGGGCGGGGTGAGCACGGAGTCGAGGTTGTTTCGGGCGGCGGGGAGTACCTCCGTCAGGGGCAGGCGTCTGCCCGTCCAGTCGGACACCGGGTGCCGCGGTGCAAAGGGGTGGAAGGCGCCGGGCCGGAACTTGATGCCGCACACCCGGCCCCGCCCCTCCAGCTTCTGTGTGAAGAGCCCGAGCTGGATGCCCGCGAACTCGACGAAGGGGTCCTGGCCCTCGAACTGCTGGAAGACGATGTGGACCGCGGGGTGCGGGACCACATGGGAGACGTACGGCTCGGACAGGTCCCAGTCGATCAGCCAGTAGTGCTCCACGTGACGACGGAGGGGCTCGGCGGGCTCGGGGCGCCGGAAGTCCACACGCGCGAGGAACTCCGCGGGGTCGACGATGCCTCTGGTGTCGCGCTCGGTGTCGCGGTCGCGGTCGGCGTCACGGTTTGTGTCACGGCGTGGGGCGGCCATATCGGGATGGTAGGACGGGGCACTGACAACGGCCCGGGCGTGCGCAGGGAGCCCCGGCCCCACCGCGGCCCAGGCCCCTGCCCCGGCCCCGGGGTGTCCGAGGTACCGGAGGCTGGGAATAGCTCCGCGAGGGTCATCGTTGGCGGGTATAGTTGAATCGTAAACAACCTGCGGAGGATGAGGCAGCCATGCAGTTCGGGATCTTCAGCGTCGGTGACGTCACGCCGGACCCCACCACGGGTCGTGCGCCGTCCGAGCACGAGCGGATCAAGGCCATGGTCGCCATCGCGCAGAAGGCCGAGGAGGTCGGGCTCGACGTCTTCGCGACCGGTGAGCACCACAACCCGCCGTTCGTGCCGTCGTCGCCGACCACCATGCTCGGCTGGATCGCCGCGCGCACCGAGAACCTCATCCTCTCCACCTCCACCACCCTCATCACCACCAATGACCCGGTGAAGATCGCCGAGGACTTCGCGATGCTCCAGCATCTGGCGGACGGGCGCGTGGACCTGATGATGGGGCGCGGCAACACCGGCCCGGTCTATCCCTGGTTCGGGCAGGACATCCGGCAGGGCATCAACCTCGCCGTCGAGAACTACGCGCTGCTGTACCGGCTGTGGCGCGAGGACGTCGTCGACTGGGAGGGCAAGTTCCGTTCGCCGCTGCAGTCGTTCACGTCGACGCCCCGGCCGTTGGACGGCGTGCCGCCGTTCGTCTGGCACGGTTCGATCCGCTCGCCGGAGATCGCCGAGCAGGCCGCCTATTACGGCGACGGGTTCTTCCACAACAACATCTTCTGGCCGGCCGATCACACCAAGCGGATGGTCGAGCTGTACCGGTCGCGGTACGCGCACTACGGGCACGGCACGGCGGAGCAG is drawn from Streptomyces liliifuscus and contains these coding sequences:
- a CDS encoding SDR family NAD(P)-dependent oxidoreductase produces the protein MTAAASAAPSAASRIAVVTGASSGIGAATARQLAAAGYRVVLTARRKDRIEALAEEIDAAGGQATAYALDITDRAAVDEFATAFRTIGVLVNNAGGALGADPVASGDPAEWRQMYETNVIGTLNITQALLPALTASGDGTVVVVSSTAGHGTYEGGAGYVAAKHGEHVLAETLRLEIVGTPVRVIEIAPGMVKTDEFALTRFGGDTDKASKVYAGVAEPLTADDVADTITWTVTRPSHVNIDLLVVRPRAQASNTKVHREL
- a CDS encoding helix-turn-helix domain-containing protein, which codes for MAAPRRDTNRDADRDRDTERDTRGIVDPAEFLARVDFRRPEPAEPLRRHVEHYWLIDWDLSEPYVSHVVPHPAVHIVFQQFEGQDPFVEFAGIQLGLFTQKLEGRGRVCGIKFRPGAFHPFAPRHPVSDWTGRRLPLTEVLPAARNNLDSVLTPPDETDRVAALDTFLLGLAPAPDPRADRATALVELIRTDRTIRRVADFAHAQGMTVRAMQRLFSTYVGVGPKWIILRYRIHEALEHAESTPSTDWATLAADLGYADQAHLIRDFTTTVGVPPTAYAQSNH
- a CDS encoding RtcB family protein, with amino-acid sequence MSYVEVPGAKVPIRMWADPASVEDVAMQQLRNVSTLPWIKGLAVMPDVHFGKGATVGSVIAMQGAVCPAAVGVDIGCGMSAVRTSLTANDLPGDLSRLRSKVEQAIPVGRGMHDSPIEPGRFHGLATSGWDDFWGRFDGVAEAVKFRQGRATKQMGTLGSGNHFVEVCTDTTGSVWLMLHSGSRNIGKELAEHHIGIAQKLPHNQGLVDRDLAVFIADTPQMGAYRNDLFWAQEYAKYNRTLMMALLKDVVRKEFKKAKPTFEPEISAHHNYVAEERYEGMDLLVTRKGAIRAGSGEYGIIPGSMGTGSYIVKGLGNEKAFNSASHGAGRRMSRNAAKRRFSTKDLEEQTQGVECRKDSGVVDEIPSAYKPIEQVIDQQRDLVEVVAKLKQVVCVKG
- a CDS encoding LLM class flavin-dependent oxidoreductase, producing MQFGIFSVGDVTPDPTTGRAPSEHERIKAMVAIAQKAEEVGLDVFATGEHHNPPFVPSSPTTMLGWIAARTENLILSTSTTLITTNDPVKIAEDFAMLQHLADGRVDLMMGRGNTGPVYPWFGQDIRQGINLAVENYALLYRLWREDVVDWEGKFRSPLQSFTSTPRPLDGVPPFVWHGSIRSPEIAEQAAYYGDGFFHNNIFWPADHTKRMVELYRSRYAHYGHGTAEQAIVGLGGQVFMRRNSQDAVREFRPYFDNAPVYGHGPSLEDFTEQTPLTVGSPEQVIEKTLGFREYAGDYQRQLFLVDHAGLPLKSVLEQIDMLGEEVVPVLREEFAKRRPAGVPEAPTHAARVATAAAADSRSGSGAGAGAGVDKEGASS
- a CDS encoding ester cyclase, whose product is MGQARDVMDRLTEALTTNQDLKVIAELYAADAVAFTPDEGEIHGRDNIVEYWRHMTEAVPEATFETVYSYEIGDTAVDEGFFSGRNTGPLVLPSGESLPATQKEIRVRGVDFATVDADGRIASYRLYFDQMDFLGQLGLLPEELPA